A portion of the Pararge aegeria chromosome 10, ilParAegt1.1, whole genome shotgun sequence genome contains these proteins:
- the LOC120626915 gene encoding WD repeat-containing protein 44 isoform X4, producing MLRKMGDSSDSEEFFDAEEFTPVKGSKRSSICKSTSITESNCKEKDKERTASKPSDAPIQPNVGATSTPVTENAVAATLDDRNMVKNVVQGRRRFQELRRCMQTEEEDEPDPPLSVPTEHPFKIISHDTMSLQSMTSLGRIGRILSGAAESHSNIRESTMAPSASSREPSTMSDEPINADRTQNVLAMAEPDVIASTKANSLKQNRASSAAIVSMSGSAPTEPRPASVAGPVAPPRKKKRNRLHGSQSLSAADGDNLSICTTDTDEIRYVRRPEKPQLETLLVEPPLSNSLNQTMSLPSPASTIESLTREFQDSLELSQSKYAALDMSSLSQHESRSSERASTSSRSSTATSLRPHPTHSTLDIREAVKGEYVVRPQDEERSRASGASAAGTACNATGTGAATGNGSGRTHSEGRPPATGTSSLGSVNRRSDGSRARRRSAGDSPQAGAGLRAPPQLSDIEILEQVTVLNLDTAVAGERMPLSVAEHKLPQCINPLSLHIMRLTSEYIGRAHDDDNTRETDEESESVCAGGAEDEAKETKKEGTDRQTTAIKRKTDKVMRAELVKCHSQDNINVRLKRFFGSTVKKTVDAAKSLAQEVSHARHKEDVADIVDDVRGEHNIKLKASNSHKGPYDFDGCVRYVQEMGSGHSGALWCCKFSVCGRLLATAGQDKLLRIWVTRDAYHMFHDMRTKYNAEKKSSPTPSQESLAPLAPPPPSPEEPPLGPAAPFCPKPFCVYSGHTSDLLDVSWSKNYFILSSSMDKTVRLWHISIGECLCCFQHIDFVTAIVFHPRDDRYFLSGSLDGKLRLWDIPDKKVAVWNEVDGKTKLITAANFCQNGKFAVVGTYDGRCIFYTTDQLKYHTQIDVRSTRGKNSTGRKISGIEPMPNDDKILITSNDSRIRLYDLRDLNLSCKYKGYVNVSSQIKASFSHDGKYIVSGSENQCIYIWKTCHDYSKFTSVRRDRNDFWEGIKAHNAVVTCAVFAPNPDHMIRMITDREEKMNAGSKTPDEKDEVKAAEGGMVASSQTGHVLVSADFNGCIKVFVHKAKPKHSSLPASALA from the exons ATGTTAAGGAAAATGGGTGACAGCAGTGATTCGGAAGAGTTTTTCGACGCTGAAGAATTTACACCTGTGAAGGGATCGAA aagaTCCTCAATATGCAAAAGCACAAGCATAACAGAGAGTAATTGCAAGGAAAAAGATAAAGAGAGGACGGCAAGTAAACCAAGTGATGCACCGATACAACCAAATGTTGGTGCTACCAGCACGCCAGTTACAGAGAATGCGGTTGCTGCTACTCTGGATGATAGAAATATGGTTAAAAAT GTAGTTCAGGGCAGGAGAAGATTTCAGGAGCTAAGAAGATGCATGCagacagaagaagaagatgaaccAGACCCCCCTCTGTCAGTCCCAACGGAGCATCCattcaa GATAATATCACATGACACCATGAGTCTCCAGAGCATGACGTCACTGGGCAGGATTGGAAGAATCCTGAGTGGGGCTGCAGAATCTCATT CTAATATCCGCGAATCCACAATGGCGCCTTCCGCGTCCTCCAGAGAGCCTTCGACCATGTCGGATGAACCTATTAATGCTGATAGGACACAAAATG TGCTGGCGATGGCGGAGCCGGACGTCATAGCCAGCACGAAGGCCAATAGTCTGAAGCAGAACCGCGCGTCGTCCGCCGCCATCGTGTCCATGTCAGGCTCCGCGCCCACCGAGCCCCGCCCCGCCAGCGTGGCGGGTCCCGTCGCGCCGCCCAGGAAAAAGAAACGAA ACAGACTGCACGGCTCGCAGTCTCTGTCGGCCGCGGACGGGGACAACCTCAGTATCTGCACCACCGACACCGACGAGATCCGCTACGTGCGTCGACCGGAGAAACCGCAGCTGGAGACCTTGCTCGTTGAA CCGCCATTGTCGAACTCTCTGAACCAAACTATGTCGCTGCCGAGCCCAGCAAGCACCATCGAGTCCTTGACGCGGGAATTTCAAGATTCCTTGGAACTGTCGCAGTCAAAGTATG CGGCATTGGACATGTCATCGCTGTCCCAGCACGAGTCGCGGTCGAGCGAGCGAGCGAGCACGTCTTCCAGAAGCAGTACTGCAACGTCGTTGCGACCGCACCCCACGCACTCAACCCTCGACATCCGAGAGGCTGTTAAAG GCGAGTACGTGGTGCGTCCGCAAGACGAGGAGCGTTCGCGCGCGTCGGGTGCGTCCGCCGCGGGCACCGCCTGCAACGCAACTGGCACGGGCGCTGCGACCGGCAATGGGAGCGGACGCACCCACAGCGAGGGCCGGCCGCCCGCCACCGGCACCTCCAGCCTTGGATCTGTTAACAG ACGGTCGGACGGCAGTCGCGCGCGGCGCCGCTCGGCCGGGGACTCCCCGCAGGCGGGCGCGGGGCTGCGCGCGCCGCCGCAGCTGTCCGACATCGAGATCCTCGAGCAGGTCACCGTGCTCAACCTCGACACCG CCGTTGCAGGCGAGCGCATGCCGCTCAGCGTGGCGGAGCACAAGCTGCCGCAGTGCATCAACCCGCTCAGCCTGCACATCATGCGCCTCACCTCCGAGTACATCGGCCGCGCCCACGACGACGACAACACCAG AGAGACAGACGAGGAGAGTGAAAGCGTTTGCGCCGGCGGAGCCGAAGACGAGGCGAAGGAAACTAAGAAAGAAGGCACGGACAGACAAACCACCGCCATTAAGAGGAAGACTGACAA AGTGATGCGAGCCGAACTAGTGAAGTGTCATTCCCAAGACAACATAAACGTCAG ATTAAAACGCTTCTTCGGAAGCACCGTGAAGAAGACGGTGGACGCGGCCAAATCCCTCGCTCAGGAAGTATCGCACGCGCGGCATAAGGAAGATGTTGCGGACATAGTGGACGACGTTCGCGGAGAGCACAATATTAAACTAAAGGCTTCCAACTCGCACAAAGGGCCTTACGACTTCGACGGATGTGTCAGATACGTTCAG GAGATGGGGTCGGGGCACTCGGGCGCGCTGTGGTGCTGCAAGTTCAGCGTGTGCGGGCGGCTGCTGGCCACGGCGGGACAGGACAAGCTGCTGCGGATATGGGTCACGCGCGACGCCTACCACATGTTCCAC GACATGCGCACAAAATACAACGCCGAAAAGAAATCTTCCCCCACCCCTTCCCAAGAGTCCCTCGCGCCTCTCGCGCCTCCTCCCCCCTCCCCAGAAGAACCCCCCCTGGGCCCAGCAGCGCCCTTCTGTCCCAAACCATTCTGCGTGTACTCCGGACACACTTCTGATCTTCTGGACGTCTCGTGGTCGAAGAATTACTTCATTCTGTCTAGCTCTATGGACAAGACTGTCAG GCTGTGGCACATCTCGATCGGCGAGTGTCTGTGCTGCTTCCAGCACATCGACTTCGTGACGGCCATCGTGTTCCACCCGCGCGACGACCGCTACTTCCTGTCCGGCAGCCTGGACGGCAAGCTGCGCCTGTGGGACATCCCCGACAAGAAG GTAGCGGTATGGAATGAAGTGGACggcaaaactaaactaataacgGCAGCCAACTTCTGCCAGAACGGCAAGTTCGCGGTCGTCGGCACCTACGACGGCCGCTGCATCTTCTACACCACGGACCAGCTCAAATACCACACGCAGATCGACGTGCGCTCCACCCGGGGGAAGAACTCCACCGGCAGGAAAATCAGCGGCATCGAACCTATGCCCAACGACGACAAAATACTCATTACCTCGAACGACAGCAGAATAAGGCTTTACGATTTGCGAGACCTAAACTTATCCTGCAAATACAAAGGCTACGTGAACGTTTCCAGCCAAATTAAAGCCAGTTTCTCTCACGATGGGAAATATATAGTTAGCGGTTCGGAAAACCAGTGTATTTATATATGGAAGACCTGTCATGATTATTCGAAGTTCACGTCAGTGAGGAGGGACAGGAACGACTTCTGGGAGGGGATAAAGGCGCATAACGCGGTGGTGACTTGCGCGGTGTTCGCTCCCAACCCCGACCACATGATCCGCATGATCACCGACCGGGAGGAGAAAATGAACGCGGGAAGTAAGACGCCGGACGAGAAGGATGAAGTG AAGGCGGCGGAGGGCGGCATGGTGGCGTCGTCGCAGACGGGCCACGTGCTGGTGAGCGCGGACTTCAACGGCTGCATCAAGGTGTTCGTGCACAAGGCCAAGCCCAAACACAGCTCGCTGCCCGCCTCCGCGCTGGCCTGA